In Molothrus ater isolate BHLD 08-10-18 breed brown headed cowbird chromosome 14, BPBGC_Mater_1.1, whole genome shotgun sequence, the genomic stretch TTAAACCCATCTAATAAACCAAATTCTCTGTAATCATTTTTTTGCAGGAAACAGTGGTGCAGCCATGATCCTGGTCCTACAGATTTgaacaaacccagaaaaacagTCCAAATTGTCCAGGGCAGGTGTTGGGTAATCATTTCATGCTCTGCTTGCAAATGCAGATGTCAGCAAGAAGGTGCTTAAATCCTTCATGGAGTAGAGTGGAAACAggcccagcctctcctgcccctgctctttTACTCAGAGTAAAACACACCTTTGTGCTATGCAGCAAACTCAGGTTTTGGGCACCCACAAGTGGCACAATCCTTAATGCTGTTTTTCTAGCATAGTCCCTTTGTCATTTGCAAGCAAAATAATGCCTGACCTTTGCACACTTGCAGTCAGCAGTCATTAGTGCAACCttggaaaggaggggaaaaaagagtgtTTTCATGCTgttcttttcttaaaatgtgGCACAAATCCAGCACCAACAATGTGGGGTGGAACTGTGATAGTAGCACATGCCTCAAATGTCTTGGTTAGGTGACAGTTTAACTAAAGCCAGGAAGTTTTCCTTAGAATTGACTTAGTCTaccttggaaaagaaaaaacaaacaactttaTGCATTAAAAAGTCCAGCTGGAGGACTTTCCTCATTGCCCATCACTTTTAATTAGTTGATGTGTTTTCCCCTGGAGTGGGTCGAGCACAGCACCCAGACTGCACACATTGTTCCttggctggggagctgcacatGGCAACTTCTCTTACATATCATTCATCCTGCACATGCTTGAGACTTGATGATGTTTGGGCAGTTCACATGGAGCCCATGCAGCATGGGTGCTTCTGCACTGCTCTCTAGGGTGACAGGGTCCAACAGACAGCTGGTACAGGATTATTTTAGGCTGAGCTCAGTCACTAGAGATGCCCTTTGGGAGTTCAGTACATTCAGCTTCCTCCCATCCactaaatttgtttttctgtttggcaGAGAGATCTATCTAAAGTGACACCTTGCTCTGGGAAAACATGGTATTGGGAGCTAATTGATTGCTTTATAATTCTGAGcatagaaacattttatttttgtgtgggAAAGAGCTGTTACTTTATCCCTATCTCAGGTGGAAAGGTCATAAGCAAGAGCTGTAATACTGTTGCATTCCAGAATGAAATGCTGcttgataatatttttataagcCTATGCTGATTCCAGCATTAGCCTTTTAGAGAGAGATAGATGGGGAAAACACAAATGTCCCTGGTCAGACACAAATCCAGAGCTTGCAAATCTTGGGCTGGGGCAATGGAAGAAGATGGGGGTACAAGAGGTGAGGATGAAGGTCAGGGAAGCAGCCACTTTTCTCAGGGCTTTGCTGTGCCCAACTTGACCCCCACCTAGAAACCAGGCTGGCGGACAGCATGAATCAGCAGTGAATTCCTGGCATTGGGCTCAGCCAGGTCCATGGTGTCTCACAGGGGACCCTGGGCACTCCTGCTGGACCCTGTTTTGTGGATCACCATGTCTGAGTTGGCTCACACTGGCTCAGCCAGCTCCATTATGGCTCCAGGCACCTGAAAACAtcctctgtgctttcctggacagcccagctgctgcctgctcagcactCAGCTAGTTTTGCACCTCCTCAGTAAATAAATTGTGATCTGTAGCATATGACCACAGTGCAGCTGCTTGTGCAGCTATATTGTCAGACCAATAACACACAGCCCTCTGACACAGCCTGTGATACTGAAACCCCTCCCAGATACCAAGGCACCAAAACCACCAGTTTGCACCAgttttctgctgaaatcctCCAAGTGTAATGATATATGCTAGCTCAAAGGAGTACCAAACCAAATTCTCAGTGGGTCAGTGGCTAAGTGGAATAGAGCCCTGAGCCCAAAACATGCAATATTTTAaaccaggcactgcaggaaaacagaacaCAGAACAAAGTGGTACAACAATGCCTTTACCCTGGATCATACTTGGTAAAGCCTGCAAGAAAAGGGGATTAAAAACCACAAGAGAGTAAAAAATTCCAGTGACGAGTGAGTGTTTGCCAAAGGCTACATGCCACATGGTTACATGAGGTGTCCCTTGCTCGCCTGGGATGAGACAAATTGATTGACACCTgaacagaaatgaaagcaaatgaaagctCATGTTCCCTTTGAAAGCAATGAGcattcctattttttaaaaaaatatatgtaacaCTTTAGGTTTTTCTTTTACAGCAAAAGAATCTCTCTTGTTTGTCACCGCAGTCTGGGGCTATTTTTAACACTGCTAATGAGTGACTAAAGCAGGGTGGAGTAGCTAAACCAGcttgctgctcccagccatcCACAAGGTTTTTCTGACCATCAGAGGAGGATCAGAGCCAGCTCATGTGAGGAGTCAGAGCTAGGCACCTCTCAAGTGTCTGTGTCCTGGGACACAGATGGTGGAAAAAATGCAcacctgttcctgcagctgagtAAAAAAAGGCCTAGACTCCACACAGGGCAGGTATGTCCAGTGCTTGGCTTCAATCTCTGAGAGTAATGCATCTCAGAGATGCATTAATCTCTGACCAGAGCTCATAAAGCATGCAGTTGGCATCTCACCTGTCCATCAGaaaaagacaggagaaaagCTATCTGTGCAAACAAGTTATTCCTGGATTAGAGGACACCCAATTCAAGGAAAGTAGTGGTTTCTCACAGGGTCAGTAAATTAAtagaaaatcataaaatcattatGGTTGGAAAGACCTCCcagatcatcaaatccaaccattAACCAGCATCACTGTGTCCACCATTAAACCACAGCCCCGAGAGCCCCATCCACACACTTTTTGAACACTTACAAGGATGTAACACCTGGCCCCTGTCTGTTCTTCATAATGGTCTTGGCAGAGGTCCATTGGCATTCAGGGGATCAGAAGCTGTTGAAAGGGGAACATCCAGCATCCCTTCTCCCATCACCTCCAGGACTGCTGCATTCAGAGGAGGGACCGAAGACAACTGGAAAGTACCAGATTAAAAATGCGGGTGTTAAAGTGGTAAGTGCTGCTGCCTATCTCTTGTCCCCAGCAAGCCTCTCTTGTTGAAAGACAGGCTGAGTTAACATTCAGGCAATGCAGTCAAACCTCCACTCAACACTCACCGCAGCTGCCTCAGCCATAGAGGCAAGAAAGGCTCTTTTGCAAGGTTTTATTCCAGCAGAGTAACACAGCTGCCAAAGGACAAACCCGGGGAAGAGAGGATGAACCACGTGGAGCAGGAGCTTATAAAGGGGAAGGGGTGGGGAGCGGGGCtaagggctgggcagaggggcctGGCCTCCAGGGGTAGGGGGGTGGCCACCTGGGATGCCAAGCCAGTGACAGGGAAGGAGAAACCCGAGGAAGTGGGAACACCAAGTCCATGGGGGGAGactgtttttccctttgggaGGGATGACTCTATGGTAAGTGGCTAATGTTTCCAAGGCTGAGGGCTTGGAGATTGACCAAGGGGGGAGAGTTCATGGGATGCTACACCAGATGGCAGCTGCTGGATGCAGCATCCCAGTTGCCAAGTCCTGGCCAGCAAGGAGAATACATGCTGAATGGGAGTGAAGACAGTCATTAGAGCAcgacagcagcagggcagcacaggaacACAGCAACATCCTGGGCTTGAACATCCTGAATGCAAGAAACACTCCACTCCGGACAAACAATATTCTAGAGGAGCCTATATGTGTATCTATATTGTTTTAATCTATACATGTATAAAGAAAAGCCTACCTGATGTAGGAAATTGCTGTGAAATGTTCAAAACTCTCTTATACTAAATCATTAAAGGCAAATTGCAGTGATGGGTTAACTACGTTTATTGCAGAAGAGCAGTGAGATGCCATAAACCCGGACACACTGGTGCATGGTGCTGTGATGGTATAAGACAAAATGCCAGAGTAGCGGAGCGTCTGGGCCACAGCCCTCTATTCCATCCTCGTTCCTCTAAAAGCCAGGGAAGAGAGCAAGCACCTGTGTGCCTGGTGTGGAGCCTGCACTGGCAAGGGGTCCCAGGGACCTTTGGGCTATTTGGACACTTGTTCCCTTTCCCCAGGTCTGCCAGACAGTTGGACAATGAGGACACAAACCTTGCAGCAATGGCTCAGCATGACCCTGTCAAGGCAGAGCCATTGATGCCTCCCTGTTCTTGCAATAAGGGacatgcatttaaaaacaagAGTTTTCCCCCCCACACTGTCCAACCCCATTTGTCTGATTCACCAGAAACAAGGGTTTTATAAGTAATCTTGAATATTCCCAGCCCCCGAAGGGAAGCGCTGCATTTAAGACCATTTAAATAGACTATCTTTTCAGACCTTGCAGGGAAATTAAATAAGCATTTTCCTTTGGAAGGGAcggaagagggaggaaaaaaaaatatttttaattaatagaaTTATAATTCAATAGAATTATAGCACATGCCAGTATGACAGATTTACACAATACAGGTAGGAAATCTTTGCTATGGCTCATAGAAGAAGTCAAATTATATTATCATGTAGCCTTAAAAATCAGGTTATTAAGTGAGTTGGGATAACAAAACTACTTcgataaatatttttaaacttaaaagagaagaaagggattttttgtagaaatattaaaaaggagTGGGgtgttttttcagtgtttatctATAGCGAGACAGGACATTGGTGTATCTTTTATTAGTTTAATTAAAACAGTTCCCCTTGTGATCTCAGATTGAAGTATAACATGTAATTGCTAGAGCAAacttgtaaaattaaaaaaaataaatcctttaaaaaaaatctcagtttgTGAATTAGTACCATAAACTCCTGATGTTACTAAACtcatattatttataaaattacaCAAAAGATGTTATaactggagctgtggcagcagagatATCTGATATAACAGTCATAAACATTTATACCAGTTCAGGATTTGTTCTATAAAAATCACAAGCTCTGCCATCTCAAAGGTCAAATTGCCTTCAGCAACTACATAGAGCTGTCAGAAAAAGCTGATCATGctctattatattatattaatgtATAACcagtggagaaggaaaatataaacCCACAGAGCTTATTTACAAAAGGAATCTCTTACATctgcagagaggctgggaaAATAGAACACTCCTACCTGCAGATTTTTGCTGAATGGTATTTTAATTGCACCCAATGAGAATCAAGGTTTCCTCTCAGAGCTACTATGAATTCACGGCTTTCTAGAGGATGATGATACATTAGTGAGAGGACAAAACAGAGCCTTCAGGCATACGTATATTATATACCTTCTGAAGAGTATCCCTAGGAATTGCAAGTATGGTCATAAATTGCAGCACTTTCACAGCATAAATAATGTGCTTTGCTGGCCTGTGGTTGAAGTCTCTTGCCAGTGGCCTAAGACTGTTTTAAACAATATGGGGATAACAAATCAAGCTAAGAAGTTGCAGCATTGAAATTATGCTAACTGCATCCCTGCATTTATGGGTTATCAACTGCATTGATAAGAATTGCACTTCTTATCAGGAGGTGGTAAATTAATAAACACAGAAAGATTAAAAGGGGCAGGAGTCCTTTCAAGAGGGCTACATGAAAAGTCTTAAATAGACAATATATGGCCACAACAAACATATTGCCCAGGTTAATACCTCAAACATTAGAAATTATTGTATAGAAGTTACTATATAGAAAAGGATTATTTTGTCATTCCCCAGACAGTAAATAGTACATGTATTCTTCcagctgagagaaaaaatacaggATAGCTGCAGTTCATTTCTTCTTGATTCACAGTTGCAAATAATAAAAGTTCACAGAAATAACTTTCTCTTTCAGAATAAAGTAGAAACATTCAGTTGCTAGAAGTACAAATCTCGTCTTCTGTCATGAATCTGAATACCTGAAAGACACAGCAGCATCAGGACAGTCAAACAGCACAGTCTTTCCAACCTCTTAAGATGTTGCGCAAATAAAATCGCACCTTTGGGATTGGTGCAAAAGAACCCTTACTAGAACAACCAGAATGACCTATTCAAAGTATGCCCAAAACATTGCACATCAAAGAACCACCAACGGTTGGTTGTACCAAGAGACTAATAAAACTAAGAAAGTCTGAATGCTTTGGGAGTAATTTCTTAGAGCCCAGCAGTATGGTGGGTTTGTTGGTGCAAACTGCAGCAGTGCTACCACATGCATGCTTGAGGTATAAAGCAAGGGCTGTTCTATCTTTCTGGGATCTGAAACTTGGACAGGGAGTGCAAAACAGGCATTGTGAAATGGCAGCCTGAAGCTATAAGCACAAAAACAAAGGTGAATGGGGTAAAAAATCCCCATGTATctcattttaatataatgtagtgtttttttttcttctttgttaaTGTAGTTATGGGAGGTGGTGGTTCTATCTGGGGAGAAAATGagcttttgaaatacaaaagcaaacaagGAAGATCTTCAATACTACATGCATAAGCAAGACTGCTGTCTGATTTGTTCTAAACTTGCTGGTTTCTTTACTCACCTGCAGTGGCATGGCTTACACTGGGATTTTCTGAGCCTTGGTAAGagcttcctttcctctcttaaaaaaaaaaaaaaaaaaaaaaaaaaaccaaaaactacTGGCGATGAGCAGAGATTCAGCACAGAGCTAAAAGTAGACCATAGTTACTAAAGAAACCTTGTGCTTTTGCAGCCCAGCCTATAGCACAGGTgctggggagctctgtgctgtctgGCACAGCAACATACACTtccataaatataaatatcagCTGTTCTTAAACATGACACAGAGCAAGAAGAAGTATATTTAACAGATAGAGCCAGGAAACAAGGACTCCTACAGCTGAACTAAATGTACACATCCTAGGGATTTGCCAAAGACTCCCTATCAACATGGATCAGCCATTTCTTATTGATCCTTGTTGTGTTGTTTAATAATCACAAGGATGGCATTACATGTGTGGTGCTTAGAGGCTCCCGAATATTCAGAAAGGCCCTGTATACATCCTGAAAGAAACAGCTTTAATTGGTAATGGCTGGAGAATACTGGGCTgtttaaattctttttcaattttttcctcactcattttcttttggaatttttgggaaaaaaagtctgctGTTGTTAGTAGTGCTTCCCTGTTATCAACACAAGACTAATTTAATGAAATAGCTctttttctgaaggaatcaGTTCCTGGGGCTCCCAAGCCTTGATAGGCTCGCATTTCCCCCTTGGGGGAAGAGGGCACCTTAGCTTGTTCTTAAATGAGATCCCAGTTCAGACAGTgtctttaaagaaattaaactctCATTCACTACCTACACAAAGTCTAGGGTGAGTGCCTATGCAACACATACAGAAAACCTCTGCTCATATACCACAAGCAGACAGTTTGCATTCCAGCTGAAGACACAGACACTCTCCCTTTAACATGAACAGACAGGCATTAGACATTCTAGCAGTAACGAGTTAGCAAAACACTTACGGTCAGGGTCCTCATAACAACATAGATCTGTTGTATCCTCAAAAGAGGAACTGTAGATAAACTCCTGCTTGTATCTGCAGGCAGTCTTTAGCCCACATTCTGCCAAATTCCTGTTGATGCAGTTTCGAAACTTGGTAACCAGGAGGTATTTCACAGCTGCTTATTTTTCAAAACCTAAGCCTCAAGATTGCTTCTTCACATGCCTGATGTTTTTTGATTAGAAGAACCAGGAAGGACGCACTGTATTTTTCCAGCAGACTCCCTAAACAATTTCACAACCCTTTTCCTTGCAGACCAGTGTCAAGTTGCCTGACTGGGGAATGCCCAGGAACAGCAATGCAGATGTACCCCAACAGGCATCAGCACTTTGGCCCAGAGACCTTCTCAAAGGCAGAATTACTCACAAGAGAACATTTTATCCAGCAAATCTAGATGCTGTGGGGACATAAATGAACTTCAGGCTGAACTTCTTTCTGCTGTGCACTTGTAGTACCTCGGATTGGGATTCCTAGCAATTGTCGATAATAAGCAACAATCATCACTGTGTGAATTGCATTAGCTCTGGGAAATCTGCAGAGAGCAGACATAGCCTTcggcaggcagggcagcagcacctcatGGCAAGGAGCTCTTAGCCAGGGGACAAGGCAAGGCTGGTCCACCAGCCCCTGTACCCTCACCATTCCAGCTACAGACAGAGACTGGGAGGGAGAAAAACCCCTGGCCATGCTGGTAAGGGCTGCAGTTTCCCACCCTATACTCAGACCATAATTAACAGCCTGCAAAGTGAgagaggctgctcagggatcTTTCCTGGCCACTCCTTTCTAGTCCCAATGAGGGAGCATCTGGTATACACCACACCTAATACCTACGCTTATTAGAGATTAAGATAGCAATATGAATAATGCTTATAGTCACTTAAAATGTCTCTCCAATGTAAGCCAGAGGTGAAATATTGTGTGAGTAGGCACatttttttgcacattttttgaTTAACGCATACTATATGGCTAATTGATTCCAAGTACCACAGTACATACCAGGGTTATTTACTGTAAAAGATTTCTGTGAGTTTGCCAGAAGTTGGATCCGGCTAGGAACAGATGGCATTATTCTGTCACTTTACATCAGATGTCATCAAAGAATAAAGTGATAGTATTTTCTTACCTCCCCCAGGAGCTGAACTTTGACTCATATTTTGTAACCTCGCAGGTCCAGTCATACAAGCAGAACTTGAGTGTTGCTTCATGGTGCATTCTTGCATGGATGTTAAGCACCTTTCCTGTTGCAGAAGGCCAAGAAGAGAACTGTATTTCCTGTCAGAGATCAGCTCATCGGCTGCATGCAGGTCAGGGAGGGTGTGAGGATACACTGAACCAGTGACACTGGGAGTCCCAGTTGGAGGGAAGGGCCATAAATCTGCAGGTTGAGCTGGACGATTCCTCAGAGGCGATGGCTGGCACTGGCCTAccacaccagcagcagaaaaattcagAGCAGAAGTTGCCATGCTTGTTGAAGAAGATGATGGATATGGTTTGTAGCAATGCGAAGAGAAATTCCACTGATGGGGAGACATGCTGTCtacttaaaaagagaaaaaaagcatctGAAGTCTCATCAGTTCTTACTTTTTTCCCAAGGCAAATTCCAGCAGACTTCTAAGGGAATGCTACCAGAttgcatattcatttttacagaaacacaaaatcacTTTAGTGCTGCTTATCTTAAAAATCAACCACAAATTCATAATAAAAGCAGATTAAACCACCACCATCAATCTTTCTACTAAGTATTTCTACTGTAGTATGTGTACTACACTACCACCAACTTAGGCAGGTTTTTGACAGCTGCAAGCTTagacaaatatatttttgtgaaGATGACAAGTCATAATGCACTTATTGCATTCAGCAGTGATGGGGACACTTGGCTGGAAAATGATGACCTAGTCCTGCCAACAGGCCCATGGAAAGCTTAGGAATCACTCCACCAATCACAGGGATTTacccaggaattcccagctACATAGCCTAAGGCTTTACAAGTATGATTCTCTTGCTTTCTGTTTGCACACAATTTCAAATTTAAGCTCAAGGGATCTTAAATTCCTTAGTAAAAGCCAGTCATCCCATCCAACACCAGGCCCACACAGGGAAAGGAGCTCACCATTTTTCAGGACAACAGTCTCACCCCTGTGCTTTGTGCTCAGGTCTTGGGGATTCTTGACATTGCTGAGAGCTCTAGAAAAATGTTCATCTACCATGCTGTTAATGTCCCCTTGGAAATAGGTGAACACCACGCTCTGAGATTCCCATTCTGTTTTCACAGGCTCTTTGCTTTTACTCAGCTTTGGGGAAAGCTTCCTTGTTTCTTCCATTTTCAATAACCAACAGTccctgcaaaaaagaaaaaaaaaaacaaaccaacaaaacctaAAAACACAAACGAAGAACACCAGACAGGTCAAAGAGACAATATTCAACTTCAAGTGCCTAGTGAGTGGTGAGCCCAGCTTCCTCCCAAAAATGGTAGGGGCCAGAAGAACACTTATTAGTAGGAATAGattctctgtttttctgctttttccatgCACCTCTTCTTTACTGATTTTCCTATTAGATACTTCTAAAATGAACTGCTTGGGCAGAATGGGCATATCTACCCACCAGCTTTCATTTCTCACCCTGACTTTGTAAGTCTGGGCTTAGGTTGTAGTACTGTGCGAATGTGCCCTCTGGAAGAACtgaaacacttaaaaaataattcagaggtGGCACTATCCCTGAATGAAGTTGGGGGGTGAAGTTATCAAAATGCTTTGTCCAATTTAGGTTTTTGTGTTGTTCAAAAAAACAAtgacaaagtgaaaaaaaaaaaaaaaacaacaaaagaggagcaacaaaaaccccaaaccccactaTACTACATTAGAgctgaaattaataatttttagatAAGGTAAAGTCTGAAGTACCTCAATCACTGTCAGCACAGATCTCCAAAACAAAAAGACTTCTAAGAGTAATTAGTTGCTTCACCTGTTGGAAAACGACATTCTGATTAAATTATTGGAAATCCAAATCATGGCCAATTCAAgtaaaaaaccaccacaaaacaacaacaaaacaaataaactttTCTTGTTTGAAACAATTTACCTAGGAACATGGTGGTTCTGCCAGCTGCTTAAAATTTTGGAGCAAGGCTGTAAAACACACACTGTGGGTCAACCAGAATTTAAGGTTGACAATCCAGAATTTAAGGTAAGACAACAGATTTAAGGCAGGAACTCCACTAAAATAGTTTGCAGGAAGTCAACAGAAGACTATAAGgctcttttttattctctttaaaCATCTCTGCTGCCAGGTATGGTAAGAGTAGGACAAGGAATGTCACTACTTGCCCTGGAGAAGTATCATTTTCATGCATTTGTACAGTTTCTGGTCACAAGGGAGCAACTTC encodes the following:
- the VGLL1 gene encoding transcription cofactor vestigial-like protein 1, with translation MEETRKLSPKLSKSKEPVKTEWESQSVVFTYFQGDINSMVDEHFSRALSNVKNPQDLSTKHRGETVVLKNDSMSPHQWNFSSHCYKPYPSSSSTSMATSALNFSAAGVVGQCQPSPLRNRPAQPADLWPFPPTGTPSVTGSVYPHTLPDLHAADELISDRKYSSLLGLLQQERCLTSMQECTMKQHSSSACMTGPARLQNMSQSSAPGGERKGSSYQGSENPSVSHATAGIQIHDRRRDLYF